A genomic segment from Castor canadensis chromosome 1, mCasCan1.hap1v2, whole genome shotgun sequence encodes:
- the LOC109680528 gene encoding mas-related G-protein coupled receptor member X1-like, whose amino-acid sequence MNPTISSQKTESTPLNGIWPHNYQDYELPLILNVLILIIAVVGLPGNLTVLWLLGFRMRRNAISVYILHLSGADFLLLCCRIIESLMRIIFIHIFHYSNYISIYYVFQNVVTIPYISGLGILSAISIERCLSVLWPIWYHCRRPRNMSAVICALMWVLSLIMSILDWHYSGFLSEFSDQNWWEKVDFIIAAWLIILFIALSGSSLALMVKILCGSRPRPLTRLYVTILLTVLVFLICGLPFGLYWFLSVWFHIYFYHNFRLPYEVTVVLSCVNSCANPIIYFCVGSFSKRQQYKNFKTVLQRALQDTPELDECGGSHPPETFEMSGSRVEQ is encoded by the coding sequence ATGAATCCAACCATCTCATCCCAGAAGACAGAATCTACACCACTAAATGGAATTTGGCCACACAATTATCAAGATTATGAGCTGCCACTAATCCTAAATGTGCTGATCCTCATAATTGCGGTGGTTGGGCTGCCAGGAAACTTGACTGTGCTCTGGCTCCTGGGCTTCCGCATGCGCAGGAATGCCATCTCCGTTTATATCCTACATCTGTCGGGGGCAGACTTCCTCCTCCTTTGCTGCCGCATTATTGAATCCCTGATGAGAATCATATTTATCCATATCTTTCATTACTCCAATTACATCTCTATCTACTATGTTTTTCAAAATGTGGTAACCATTCCCTACATCTCAGGCCTGGGCATACTTAGTGCCATTAGCATAGAGCGCTGTCTGTCCGTCCTGTGGCCCATTTGGTACCACTGCCGCCGCCCAAGAAACATGTCAGCTGTCATATGTGCCCTGATGTGGGTCCTGTCCCTAATAATGAGTATCCTTGATTGGCATTACTCTGGCTTCCTGAGTGAATTTTCTGATCAAAATTGGTGGGAAAAAGTTGACTTTATCATAGCTGCATggctgattattttatttatagctCTTTCTGGGTCTAGCCTGGCTCTGATGGTCAAGATCCTCTGTGGTTCCAGGCCGAGACCACTGACCAGGCTGTATGTGACCATCTTGCTAACAGTACTGGTCTTTCTCATCTGTGGCCTGCCTTTTGGCCTTTACTGGTTCTTGTCAGTTtggtttcacatttatttttatcataactTTCGTCTTCCCTATGAAGTTACTGTTGTTCTATCCTGTGTTAACAGCTGTGCCAATCCCATCATTTACTTCTGCGTTGGCTCCTTTAGTAAGCGACAACAGTATAAGAACTTCAAGACTGTTCTCCAGAGGGCTCTGCAGGACACTCCTGAGTTGGATGAATGTGGAGGCAGCCATCCTCCAGAAACATTTGAGATGTCAGGAAGCAGAGTTGAGCAGTGA